Proteins encoded by one window of Thermobaculum terrenum ATCC BAA-798:
- a CDS encoding SCO1664 family protein translates to MERERSEDSQLTEAEIEQLLKHGEIKGGALAPWGSNYTYFVQVSLGSLKHRAVYKPRIGEAPLIDFPDGTLYLREYASYITSRWLGWNLIPQTVIRTGPKGIGTLQIYVEPETEPHIYSLRAEDIPQLQRLVLFDIIVNNADRKPAHVFRGKNHNVWAIDHGLTFHPRPKLRTVIWEFCGEPIPEDILTELESKASDKSKVEELNEQLKELLTPLEIEAFWHRVESILKSRTYPILDPRRNIPYGFM, encoded by the coding sequence ATGGAAAGAGAGCGCTCTGAAGACTCCCAGCTAACAGAAGCAGAGATAGAACAACTACTGAAGCACGGAGAGATTAAGGGAGGAGCTCTAGCTCCTTGGGGCTCCAATTACACCTACTTCGTCCAAGTATCCCTGGGAAGCCTGAAACATAGAGCGGTATATAAGCCAAGAATTGGAGAAGCCCCACTTATCGACTTCCCGGACGGTACTCTTTATCTGCGAGAGTACGCTTCTTACATCACGAGCAGATGGCTAGGCTGGAACCTTATCCCACAGACGGTGATTCGTACCGGTCCAAAGGGCATTGGCACGCTGCAGATATACGTGGAACCAGAGACTGAGCCGCACATCTATAGCTTAAGAGCTGAGGATATCCCACAATTACAAAGGTTGGTTTTGTTTGACATTATAGTCAACAATGCCGATAGAAAGCCTGCTCACGTTTTCCGGGGCAAAAACCATAATGTCTGGGCAATTGATCACGGTCTTACCTTTCATCCCAGGCCAAAATTGAGGACAGTTATATGGGAGTTCTGTGGCGAACCTATACCAGAGGATATCCTTACCGAGCTTGAATCGAAGGCATCGGACAAATCTAAAGTAGAAGAACTCAATGAGCAGCTAAAGGAACTTTTGACTCCCCTGGAGATAGAGGCTTTCTGGCATAGAGTAGAATCAATACTCAAAAGCCGCACCTACCCTATCTTGGATCCAAGAAGGAATATACCGTACGGATTCATGTAG
- a CDS encoding ribonuclease H-like domain-containing protein yields the protein MLSPKEEKIQILGEGVYLRSTVYSAPCPYGSSDLSELFNTDLSSLGALCSDQSLFNTSLDDLLLLDLETTGLYHSSETYIIAVGSAHFRDGNIIVQQLSIEHPDYERDMLAYLLNSMTNFSTILSFNGKMFDLPMLEFRCSELALDWKAIAVSIHRHADMLYPARRLWKERLISCRLANLERELLGVVRVDDLPSKLIPEMYALYLLQGNPEIIDLILDHNKYDLLALTGITLLACQLYNNGYKLQSLYPLDAYSLGKIYESNGEYEKALIVYNYSLSYTLPRHIQLDICRRLSSIIRGMAQKSDLIVALHNIALHSDNKSALILEELAKHYEHEERNYYKALEMVQTAITIAASDCCLHTNLRRLRKRLNRLQSKIDGLHITPH from the coding sequence ATGTTGTCTCCCAAAGAGGAGAAGATACAAATTCTTGGGGAAGGTGTTTACCTAAGGTCTACTGTTTACTCAGCACCTTGTCCATACGGATCAAGCGACCTTAGTGAGCTATTCAACACCGACCTAAGCTCGCTAGGTGCGCTCTGCAGCGACCAATCGCTATTCAACACCTCTCTAGATGACCTCTTGCTCCTAGACTTGGAAACAACCGGGCTCTACCATTCGTCCGAGACCTACATTATTGCAGTTGGTAGTGCCCACTTTCGAGACGGAAATATAATCGTGCAGCAGTTATCTATCGAGCATCCTGATTATGAAAGGGACATGTTAGCTTATCTGCTAAATTCTATGACCAATTTTTCAACGATACTGTCTTTCAATGGCAAGATGTTCGATTTACCAATGCTAGAGTTCAGGTGTTCTGAGTTGGCCTTAGATTGGAAGGCTATAGCTGTAAGCATACATAGGCACGCAGATATGCTTTACCCAGCTAGAAGGTTATGGAAGGAGAGGTTAATTAGTTGCAGGCTAGCCAACTTAGAGAGAGAACTTTTAGGAGTCGTGAGGGTAGATGATCTGCCTAGCAAGCTGATTCCGGAAATGTATGCCCTCTATCTACTACAAGGAAACCCTGAGATTATCGACTTGATATTAGATCATAATAAGTACGACCTCTTGGCACTAACTGGTATCACTTTATTAGCATGTCAGTTATACAACAACGGTTATAAGCTTCAATCCTTGTATCCTTTGGATGCATACAGCTTAGGGAAAATATATGAATCTAACGGCGAATATGAAAAAGCCCTGATTGTATATAACTACTCCCTATCTTATACACTGCCCAGGCACATACAGCTGGATATCTGCCGAAGGCTCAGCTCTATCATAAGAGGCATGGCGCAAAAGAGTGACTTGATAGTGGCACTCCACAACATTGCTTTGCATTCTGACAACAAATCAGCACTGATATTAGAGGAGCTGGCCAAGCACTACGAGCACGAAGAGAGAAACTACTATAAAGCGCTAGAAATGGTACAAACAGCCATAACTATAGCTGCCTCCGATTGTTGCCTGCATACTAATCTCCGAAGATTACGAAAGAGGCTAAACAGGCTGCAAAGCAAAATAGACGGGCTTCATATAACTCCTCACTAG
- a CDS encoding RibD family protein, translated as MNMVTTVDGRATIDGKAYPIGDDADHYLMRRLRSFADAVIVGAGTARNERVSVDIPEDMQHERVAAGKSANPRLVIVSGQGEVKLYKSLMELGKENLIIFGSNKSLLDLSDYASVHVSSHPYPKPEEVISTLRNQYGLTRLLLEGGPKLNAAFIESGSVNELFWTIAPKVIGKEGLPMVMPTSNLPVKTQLQLVSLYVSDSEIFTRYKFVE; from the coding sequence ATGAATATGGTAACGACAGTTGATGGCAGAGCCACCATAGACGGTAAAGCATATCCTATCGGTGATGATGCTGATCATTATCTGATGCGTAGACTAAGGTCGTTTGCAGACGCTGTAATAGTCGGAGCTGGGACGGCTCGCAACGAACGTGTATCTGTAGATATACCTGAAGATATGCAGCATGAGAGGGTAGCTGCGGGCAAATCTGCTAATCCACGCCTTGTTATAGTCTCCGGCCAGGGCGAGGTAAAGCTATATAAATCTCTCATGGAGTTGGGCAAAGAAAATCTTATCATCTTTGGAAGCAATAAGTCGCTGCTGGATCTTTCTGATTATGCTTCTGTACACGTTAGTAGTCATCCATATCCTAAGCCTGAAGAGGTGATATCCACCCTACGGAACCAGTACGGACTTACCAGGCTGCTTTTGGAAGGGGGGCCCAAGCTCAATGCGGCTTTTATTGAATCTGGCTCTGTAAATGAGCTCTTCTGGACCATAGCTCCAAAGGTTATAGGCAAAGAAGGACTTCCGATGGTTATGCCGACTTCCAACTTGCCAGTTAAGACTCAACTGCAATTGGTTAGCCTTTATGTTAGTGATAGCGAGATCTTTACTAGGTATAAATTTGTTGAATGA
- a CDS encoding gluconeogenesis factor YvcK family protein — MENKAINQAYMQPKVVVIGGGTGVYVALMGLKHYTQNLTAIVTMADSGGSTGRLRDEFGHLPPGDLRKALVALAADDEATLMLRRLFEYRFEKGNGLSGHTFGNLFLTALTEITGSTDRAVEEAANILNVRGKVVPVTLTDTHLVAVTASGNVIKGETNIDIRRDDPEDPIDKVYLDPPAEANQKAIQAIEDADVIVIGPGDLFSSVIPNLLVDGIPEAIGRSRAIKIFVVNIMTKHGETDGYKASDFIRQVLRYLRGHSGLDYAIINYHEHIPSDVLQRYAEQKSVPVSIDLAECHQLVPKLIVRPLTKTGAYVRHDPQLLAEAVMDVYAQVSSPTSSEVDKQSVTVSQ, encoded by the coding sequence ATGGAAAATAAAGCGATTAATCAGGCTTACATGCAACCCAAGGTGGTTGTAATAGGTGGTGGTACAGGTGTATATGTGGCCCTAATGGGGCTCAAGCATTATACTCAAAACCTTACTGCTATCGTAACTATGGCCGATAGTGGGGGAAGCACTGGCAGACTTAGAGACGAGTTCGGTCACCTCCCTCCGGGAGATCTTAGAAAGGCATTAGTTGCCTTGGCAGCGGACGATGAAGCAACGCTGATGCTTCGTCGATTATTTGAGTATAGATTTGAAAAAGGCAATGGTTTAAGTGGCCATACGTTCGGTAATCTGTTCTTGACAGCTCTTACTGAGATCACTGGCAGTACCGACAGAGCTGTTGAAGAAGCAGCCAATATTCTAAACGTCAGGGGAAAGGTTGTACCTGTTACATTAACAGATACCCATCTGGTGGCAGTCACAGCGAGCGGTAATGTGATCAAGGGCGAAACAAATATAGATATAAGGAGGGATGACCCAGAGGATCCTATAGATAAGGTATATTTGGATCCGCCTGCAGAAGCCAATCAGAAAGCGATTCAAGCAATAGAGGACGCTGATGTTATAGTCATAGGACCTGGAGATTTGTTCTCCTCGGTTATACCAAACCTATTGGTTGATGGTATTCCTGAGGCAATTGGGAGAAGCAGAGCGATCAAGATATTTGTAGTCAACATAATGACTAAGCATGGTGAAACCGATGGCTACAAAGCCTCTGATTTCATAAGACAGGTTCTAAGATATCTCAGAGGGCATTCTGGTCTAGACTACGCGATAATCAACTATCATGAGCACATACCCTCAGATGTGCTTCAGAGGTATGCAGAGCAGAAGTCTGTGCCCGTAAGTATAGACCTTGCAGAGTGCCATCAGCTAGTGCCCAAACTTATTGTAAGACCTCTTACTAAGACAGGCGCTTACGTAAGGCATGATCCTCAGCTTTTGGCTGAGGCTGTGATGGATGTATATGCTCAAGTGTCTTCTCCAACGTCTTCTGAAGTTGATAAGCAGTCAGTGACCGTTAGTCAGTAA
- a CDS encoding RelA/SpoT family protein, which yields MGYWETLDKGTNYLSSLDKDLIRRAYEVADKAHEGEYRKSGEPFISHPVNVALILADLKQDAQAIASALLHDTVEDTNLTLDDIETIFGPEVSRLVDGLTKLNKIRLSPDDEKDPKEQQAQAENLRKMFLAMVEDPRVVLIKLADRLHNMRTIEHLPRDKQLSKARETLEIYAPLAGRLGIFKFRSELEDLSFKVLYPDKYREIAAQVERSGVTRGKYIEQAIDVLKKALDAEGIPAEITGRRKHLYSIYRKMEQKQRSFDQIFDVLGLRVITDEVMQCYAALGVIHSIWRPIPGEFDDYIAMPKESMYQSLHTAVVGLDGKPLEIQIRTRDMHEVAEYGIAAHWRYKEGKKANEAAEHRITWLRQLLEWRDEVADAQEFVESMKSDLLQEHIYVFTPNGDVVELPRGATPIDFAYRIHTEIGHHCVGATVNGRLVSLDYVLQNGDVVKIRTSKTKQGPSRDWLNPAYGYVRTASAREKIRQWFRKQERTENIAQGREMVERELRRLGLEHLKLEEVAAHFPNYQKLDDFLAAVGYGAINTSQIAGKLVVQEQKTIMSETLPKAVAAATDVKVMGVGDLLTTLARCCSPMLGDEILGYVTRGRGVSIHRADCPNIQKADPERIIQVSWDGTQKQLYSVVLQVVAIDRVGLLRDVSTVVSNEKINMRDVQTFDHKDHTVTIQFAVEVADGAELSRLLLKLERLPDVIEVRRRTPSASAAKTA from the coding sequence ATGGGCTACTGGGAAACTCTTGACAAAGGAACAAATTATCTATCTTCCTTAGATAAGGATCTCATACGCCGTGCCTATGAGGTTGCCGATAAGGCCCATGAGGGAGAGTATCGTAAATCTGGGGAGCCTTTTATCTCGCACCCTGTTAACGTAGCCCTGATACTTGCAGACCTCAAGCAGGATGCTCAAGCTATAGCATCCGCATTGCTCCATGATACGGTCGAAGATACCAATCTCACTCTAGATGACATAGAGACTATTTTTGGACCTGAAGTATCTCGTCTTGTTGATGGGCTAACCAAGCTCAATAAGATACGGCTCAGTCCTGATGATGAGAAAGACCCCAAGGAGCAGCAAGCTCAGGCCGAGAACTTAAGAAAGATGTTCTTGGCTATGGTCGAAGACCCCAGGGTGGTCCTTATAAAGCTTGCTGATCGTCTGCATAACATGCGCACTATCGAGCATCTCCCGCGCGACAAGCAATTATCGAAGGCTAGAGAGACGCTGGAGATATATGCTCCCTTAGCTGGGAGATTGGGTATATTCAAGTTCAGAAGCGAGCTTGAGGATCTTAGCTTCAAGGTTCTTTACCCGGATAAATATAGAGAGATAGCTGCACAGGTAGAAAGGTCGGGAGTTACTAGAGGCAAGTATATAGAGCAGGCTATAGATGTTCTCAAGAAGGCCTTGGATGCTGAGGGAATACCTGCAGAGATTACTGGAAGGCGCAAGCATCTGTATAGCATATATCGCAAGATGGAGCAAAAACAGCGCTCTTTTGATCAGATCTTTGACGTCCTTGGGTTGCGTGTGATCACCGATGAGGTGATGCAGTGTTATGCGGCATTGGGGGTGATCCATAGTATTTGGAGACCAATCCCGGGGGAGTTCGATGATTATATAGCTATGCCCAAGGAAAGCATGTACCAGTCACTGCATACTGCTGTGGTAGGACTGGATGGTAAACCCCTGGAGATACAGATACGTACCCGAGATATGCACGAGGTTGCAGAGTACGGTATAGCTGCACACTGGAGATACAAAGAGGGTAAGAAGGCTAACGAGGCTGCTGAACATAGGATTACATGGCTTAGACAGCTCTTGGAATGGCGAGATGAGGTCGCCGATGCACAAGAGTTTGTCGAGTCTATGAAGAGCGATCTGCTCCAAGAGCACATTTATGTTTTTACACCTAATGGGGATGTGGTTGAACTTCCCAGGGGGGCTACGCCGATTGATTTCGCATATAGAATCCATACTGAGATAGGTCATCATTGTGTGGGAGCTACTGTCAATGGCAGGCTTGTCTCTCTAGATTACGTCCTTCAGAATGGCGATGTGGTAAAGATACGTACTAGCAAGACTAAGCAAGGGCCAAGCAGGGATTGGCTAAATCCTGCTTATGGTTACGTGCGTACGGCCTCTGCCAGGGAGAAGATCAGGCAGTGGTTCAGGAAGCAGGAGAGAACAGAAAATATCGCTCAGGGCCGAGAGATGGTTGAAAGGGAGCTAAGGAGGCTTGGCCTTGAGCATCTAAAGCTAGAAGAGGTTGCTGCTCATTTCCCAAACTATCAGAAGTTGGATGACTTCTTAGCAGCTGTAGGTTATGGGGCTATCAACACCTCTCAAATAGCTGGCAAGCTGGTGGTCCAAGAACAGAAAACCATTATGTCTGAAACCCTGCCCAAAGCCGTTGCAGCTGCTACAGATGTCAAGGTAATGGGTGTTGGAGACCTGCTGACTACCTTGGCGAGGTGTTGTTCTCCAATGTTGGGTGATGAGATACTGGGGTATGTTACCAGGGGGCGTGGTGTTTCCATCCATAGAGCTGACTGCCCAAATATCCAGAAGGCTGACCCTGAGAGGATCATACAGGTAAGCTGGGATGGTACTCAGAAGCAGCTTTATTCTGTGGTTCTACAAGTAGTGGCCATAGATAGGGTTGGTCTGCTCCGAGATGTGAGCACTGTGGTATCAAATGAGAAGATCAACATGAGGGATGTGCAGACCTTTGATCATAAGGACCATACGGTGACTATACAGTTTGCTGTAGAAGTTGCTGACGGTGCTGAGCTGAGTAGACTGCTTCTCAAGCTGGAGAGGCTGCCAGATGTTATAGAGGTCAGACGTAGAACTCCTTCTGCTTCTGCTGCAAAGACGGCCTAG
- a CDS encoding lysophospholipid acyltransferase family protein, protein MPTYYALKIALFIAPRVPHDVGYFICSLVGLIFWVFNRPARKAITNNITHVLGPTASRSIVNKYVRQVFVNIAKDYYDLVLLSTKRRGAMLDRLSVEGVENAERALSQGKGLIIAFVHMAGFNLAFELATVLGFPVWVVVEPLKPIKVGRLVTSLRSSPGVNIIEADSSVVRNILRVLRANGTVVLAIDRSVSNKGVEVTFCNYKTLLPAGAATLALRTGAALCPLLITRLHGNRVHLKLYEELEKPSTGDFEQDVRILTQRLADIFSQHIQRHPGQWVMARDVWSETAN, encoded by the coding sequence GTGCCAACCTACTACGCGCTCAAGATAGCTCTTTTTATTGCTCCTAGAGTCCCTCATGATGTTGGTTACTTTATATGTAGTCTTGTTGGACTTATCTTCTGGGTATTCAATCGCCCTGCTAGGAAAGCTATAACCAATAACATAACTCATGTGCTGGGTCCTACTGCTTCAAGGTCAATCGTCAATAAGTATGTAAGACAGGTCTTTGTCAACATAGCTAAGGATTATTATGACTTGGTTCTGCTGTCGACCAAAAGGCGTGGCGCCATGTTAGACAGGCTTAGTGTGGAGGGGGTAGAGAACGCAGAGAGGGCTCTATCACAGGGGAAAGGTTTGATAATAGCTTTCGTTCATATGGCTGGATTCAATCTTGCCTTTGAGTTGGCAACCGTACTCGGATTTCCTGTCTGGGTGGTCGTTGAACCTCTCAAACCCATCAAGGTAGGTAGGTTAGTAACGTCTCTGCGGAGCTCACCGGGTGTGAACATAATTGAGGCCGATTCATCTGTAGTTAGGAACATACTGCGTGTGCTTCGAGCAAACGGTACGGTGGTGTTAGCCATTGATAGAAGTGTGTCTAACAAGGGCGTGGAGGTGACATTCTGTAATTACAAGACTTTGCTCCCGGCTGGTGCTGCGACATTAGCGTTACGAACAGGCGCAGCTTTATGCCCTCTTCTAATAACTAGGCTGCATGGGAACAGAGTGCACCTTAAGCTGTACGAGGAGCTGGAGAAGCCCTCTACGGGAGATTTTGAGCAAGATGTAAGGATACTTACGCAGAGGCTTGCAGATATATTTAGTCAGCATATCCAGAGACATCCTGGACAGTGGGTAATGGCACGCGATGTTTGGTCTGAGACTGCGAATTAA
- a CDS encoding DnaJ C-terminal domain-containing protein, with protein sequence MNKNYYEILGVNQKASQEEIRAAYRKLARQYHPDLHQNSKEAEERFKEINEAYQTLIDPERRKKYDREIASFRTYSKSETENISDIFKNIFTNGRRGQTTNQTRTSSFQKGDDIEQKVEVSLQEAFLGTTRILQLQQESTCLECNGRGFRASRLCNTCRGKGTVDVNKRLEVHIPAGVTNGSRVKIPSKGNAREIGQEPGDLYLLISIRPDKSFQVEGRDIRTEVMVDIYTCIFGGEVPLATPDGKTLILTIPPRTQSGTVLRLAGKGLPTIGKSNTPPGDLLVRVLAKIPSNLSNEELELFRKLRDLDKGKRN encoded by the coding sequence ATGAACAAGAACTACTACGAAATATTAGGCGTAAACCAAAAGGCATCTCAGGAAGAGATACGTGCCGCCTATAGAAAACTGGCTCGACAGTATCACCCCGACCTACACCAAAACAGTAAAGAGGCCGAAGAGAGGTTCAAAGAAATAAACGAGGCCTACCAAACACTAATTGATCCTGAGAGGCGCAAAAAATATGACCGCGAGATTGCCTCTTTTCGTACTTACTCTAAATCTGAGACTGAAAACATCTCGGATATATTCAAGAATATATTTACTAATGGCCGAAGAGGTCAAACGACTAACCAAACTCGTACTTCTAGCTTTCAGAAGGGTGATGATATAGAACAAAAAGTAGAAGTATCACTACAGGAAGCCTTTCTGGGAACAACAAGGATACTACAGTTACAACAGGAGTCAACTTGCCTCGAATGCAATGGTAGGGGATTTAGAGCCTCGCGCTTATGCAATACCTGTAGAGGCAAGGGAACAGTAGATGTAAATAAAAGACTTGAGGTTCATATCCCTGCGGGAGTAACCAATGGCAGCAGGGTGAAGATCCCCAGTAAGGGCAACGCCAGAGAAATCGGCCAAGAGCCAGGGGACCTGTATCTGCTTATAAGCATTAGACCCGACAAATCCTTCCAGGTGGAAGGAAGAGATATCAGAACCGAAGTCATGGTTGACATCTATACATGTATCTTTGGGGGAGAAGTACCTCTTGCGACCCCTGACGGTAAAACATTAATACTGACGATTCCTCCTCGCACTCAAAGTGGCACCGTATTGCGATTAGCAGGCAAAGGATTGCCTACTATAGGGAAATCAAACACTCCACCTGGTGATCTATTAGTGAGAGTGCTGGCCAAAATTCCTAGCAACCTAAGCAATGAGGAACTGGAGCTATTCAGGAAGTTAAGGGATCTAGATAAAGGCAAAAGGAATTAA
- a CDS encoding DUF4126 domain-containing protein — translation MDPLSSIATGFGASAPAGWNPYLALLLISLGARFGWVKIADSFSFLTSTTAIVILVILVTLEVVADKVPTIDHFNDLIGTVIRPLAGAILFAAVGYNFDGNTWISYVLGAVSAGSLHAIKASTRPLWTITTGGLANPVVSVFEDLGAGTVVILAMLAPLVSLLILVLLLFVVISLLMLLRRRVRRRPSAKISKV, via the coding sequence ATGGATCCCCTAAGCTCAATAGCTACAGGTTTTGGAGCATCGGCACCAGCTGGTTGGAATCCATATCTAGCACTTCTACTCATATCGCTTGGTGCTAGATTCGGATGGGTCAAGATAGCTGATAGCTTCAGCTTTCTTACATCCACAACGGCCATAGTCATATTAGTAATACTTGTAACACTAGAAGTAGTGGCTGATAAGGTACCAACTATTGATCACTTCAACGATCTAATAGGTACAGTTATTAGGCCATTAGCTGGTGCCATTCTTTTTGCAGCAGTAGGTTACAACTTTGATGGCAATACTTGGATCTCCTACGTACTGGGTGCTGTATCGGCAGGTAGTTTGCATGCCATCAAAGCTAGTACAAGGCCCTTATGGACAATAACTACTGGAGGACTTGCGAACCCTGTGGTGAGCGTCTTCGAGGACCTAGGAGCAGGCACAGTAGTTATCCTAGCAATGCTAGCTCCATTGGTTAGTCTACTCATCCTGGTCTTACTACTATTTGTCGTTATATCCTTGTTGATGCTGCTTCGGCGAAGGGTTAGGAGGAGACCATCTGCAAAGATTTCTAAGGTCTAG
- the lexA gene encoding transcriptional repressor LexA — translation MAKDKLTAKQQQILSFLQEFIQEYGIPPTVREIQRSLGLSSTSVVDYNLKQLEEKGYITRNKNISRGISLPFKKVEENVTTIPVVGVIAAGSPIEVPEDLSDPAVWADTIEVNNSLLNLKSDGLFALRVKGHSMVDALIDDGDLIIMRHANTAENGETVAVWLEKEKATTLKKFYHEGDRIRLQPANITMQPIYVSPDDIQIQGKLVAVIRQISK, via the coding sequence GTGGCAAAAGACAAACTAACAGCTAAGCAACAACAGATATTATCCTTCCTGCAGGAATTTATACAGGAATATGGCATCCCTCCAACAGTCAGGGAGATACAAAGATCTCTTGGGCTATCCTCCACTTCTGTAGTTGACTACAACCTGAAGCAGCTAGAAGAAAAGGGATATATAACTAGGAACAAGAACATAAGCCGCGGTATATCCCTGCCGTTCAAGAAGGTCGAGGAAAATGTGACTACTATACCGGTGGTAGGGGTTATAGCTGCCGGAAGCCCCATTGAAGTTCCAGAAGATCTTAGTGATCCAGCAGTATGGGCCGATACCATAGAAGTAAACAACTCACTACTCAACCTCAAGTCTGATGGCTTGTTTGCGCTTAGAGTAAAGGGGCATTCCATGGTAGATGCGCTAATAGATGACGGCGATCTTATTATCATGAGGCATGCTAACACAGCAGAAAATGGAGAGACCGTCGCCGTCTGGCTTGAGAAGGAAAAAGCTACTACACTCAAGAAGTTCTACCACGAAGGAGATAGGATCAGACTGCAGCCGGCAAATATAACCATGCAGCCTATATATGTCTCGCCTGATGACATACAAATACAAGGCAAGCTAGTGGCTGTAATACGGCAGATTAGCAAATAA